In Achromobacter xylosoxidans A8, a single window of DNA contains:
- a CDS encoding NAD(P)-dependent oxidoreductase: MTLTVGFVGLGMMGLPMLENLAGGEEGFNILAYDRDPARLERLAGHPAWNRTLKPAASLQALAACDVVITMLPDSAITNAVIEGEHGLAGAMRPGSVLLDMGSSNPAETLRLAPRLREAGITLIDAPVSGAVAKAAAGTLAIMVGADADGLERVRPLLSRMGASLIHTGAVGSAHAMKALNNYVYAAGLLAASEALLIAQGMGLDLEVFTDVLNASSGRNVATETKLRQFIVPGTYNGGFALALMAKDLRTADALQALAGVPATQLSLCTELWQRALADMPAGVDNTEIHRYLERLQARAPA, translated from the coding sequence ATGACACTGACAGTAGGATTCGTGGGCCTGGGCATGATGGGCCTGCCCATGCTGGAAAACCTCGCCGGCGGCGAAGAAGGCTTCAACATCCTGGCGTATGACCGCGACCCCGCGCGCCTGGAGCGCCTGGCCGGGCATCCCGCATGGAACCGGACGCTCAAGCCGGCCGCCAGCCTGCAAGCCCTGGCCGCTTGCGACGTGGTTATCACCATGCTGCCCGACAGCGCCATCACCAATGCGGTCATCGAAGGCGAGCACGGACTGGCGGGCGCGATGCGTCCCGGCTCCGTGCTGCTGGACATGGGCTCGTCCAATCCGGCCGAAACGCTGCGGCTGGCGCCGCGCCTGCGCGAGGCGGGCATCACGCTGATCGACGCGCCCGTATCGGGCGCGGTGGCCAAAGCCGCCGCCGGCACGCTGGCCATCATGGTGGGCGCCGACGCGGACGGACTGGAACGCGTGCGTCCGCTGCTCTCGCGCATGGGCGCTTCGCTCATCCACACCGGGGCGGTGGGCTCCGCGCACGCCATGAAGGCGCTGAACAATTATGTCTACGCGGCCGGCCTGCTGGCGGCCAGCGAGGCGCTGCTGATCGCGCAAGGCATGGGCCTGGACCTGGAGGTGTTCACCGACGTGCTCAACGCGTCCAGCGGCCGCAACGTCGCCACCGAAACCAAACTGCGCCAGTTCATCGTGCCCGGCACCTACAACGGCGGCTTCGCCCTGGCCTTGATGGCCAAGGACCTGCGCACCGCCGACGCGCTACAGGCGCTGGCCGGCGTTCCCGCCACGCAACTGTCGCTGTGCACGGAACTGTGGCAGCGCGCGCTGGCGGACATGCCCGCTGGCGTGGACAACACCGAGATCCACCGCTACCTGGAACGCCTGCAAGCCCGCGCGCCGGCCTGA
- a CDS encoding styrene monooxygenase/indole monooxygenase family protein: protein MRRIAIVGGGQAGLPLALGLLDKGYEVTVVTNREPDHIRQGKVMSSQCMFDASLQVERDLGLNQWEAECPTVDGIGLALPHPERPGHKLIDWVARLDRPAQAVDQRIKMPAWMELFAARGGRLLIQDGGVAELELLAASHDLVLLAAGKGEVVKLFERDALRSRFDRPQRALALTYVHGMRAAPDHSRVAFNLIPGVGEYFVFPALTTSGPCEIMVFEGVPGGPMDCWRDIKSPQEHLAQSLHILHTYLPWEADRCGSVELTDANGILAGSFAPTVRKPVLTLPSGRLVFGLGDAVVTNDPITGQGSNNATKACAVYLDAILAHGDATFTAEWMQRTFERFWDYGGAVVEWTNSMLLPPAPHLLKLLQAADHTPAIASAIANGFNHPPSLYPWWGDATACEAFIAAQPARAAA, encoded by the coding sequence ATGCGTCGAATCGCAATCGTGGGTGGCGGGCAGGCGGGCTTGCCCCTGGCGCTGGGACTGCTGGACAAAGGCTATGAGGTGACCGTGGTCACCAACCGCGAGCCGGACCATATCCGCCAGGGCAAAGTGATGTCCAGCCAGTGCATGTTCGATGCCTCGCTGCAAGTCGAGCGCGACCTGGGCCTGAACCAGTGGGAAGCCGAATGCCCTACGGTGGACGGCATCGGCCTGGCGCTGCCGCATCCGGAACGGCCCGGCCACAAGCTGATCGATTGGGTCGCGCGCCTGGACCGGCCGGCGCAGGCGGTGGACCAGCGCATCAAGATGCCGGCGTGGATGGAACTGTTCGCGGCGCGCGGCGGCAGGCTGCTGATCCAGGACGGCGGCGTGGCCGAACTCGAATTGCTGGCGGCCTCGCACGACCTGGTGCTGCTGGCTGCGGGCAAGGGCGAAGTGGTCAAGCTGTTCGAGCGCGACGCGCTACGCTCGCGCTTCGACCGGCCGCAGCGCGCGCTGGCGCTGACCTATGTGCACGGCATGCGCGCGGCGCCGGATCATTCGCGGGTAGCCTTCAACCTGATTCCGGGCGTGGGCGAGTACTTCGTGTTTCCGGCGCTGACCACCAGCGGCCCCTGCGAGATCATGGTGTTCGAAGGCGTGCCCGGCGGTCCGATGGATTGCTGGCGCGACATCAAGTCGCCGCAAGAGCACCTGGCGCAAAGCCTGCACATCCTGCACACCTACCTGCCCTGGGAGGCCGACCGTTGCGGTTCAGTGGAACTGACCGACGCCAACGGCATCCTGGCCGGCAGCTTCGCGCCCACGGTGCGCAAGCCGGTGCTGACCCTGCCGTCGGGCCGGCTGGTGTTCGGCCTGGGCGACGCGGTGGTGACCAACGACCCGATCACGGGGCAGGGTTCGAACAACGCCACCAAGGCCTGCGCCGTCTACCTGGACGCGATCCTGGCGCATGGCGACGCGACCTTTACCGCCGAATGGATGCAGCGCACCTTCGAGCGCTTCTGGGACTATGGCGGCGCGGTGGTGGAATGGACCAACTCCATGCTGCTGCCGCCGGCGCCGCATCTGCTCAAGCTGTTGCAGGCCGCGGACCACACGCCTGCGATCGCCAGCGCCATCGCCAACGGCTTCAACCATCCGCCGTCGCTGTATCCCTGGTGGGGCGACGCCACGGCCTGCGAAGCCTTCATTGCGGCGCAACCGGCGCGGGCGGCGGCATGA
- a CDS encoding Bug family tripartite tricarboxylate transporter substrate binding protein yields the protein MKRSAATLALALVLGAPLAPAGAAGYPDHPIRMVVPFPPGSITDVVARSLGKAMADDLGQPVVVENKPGANGIIGTHDVARAKPDGYTLVVVGVSTAASGVSLFKDLPYNPATDLAPIGAVAETPYLLVGSPRMPGTQVSDLFAYGAQHPGKLTYAYGSGSAQVFGAKLAAMGKINVTPVPYRGGPQALTDVIGGTVDLTFTDLANGLQQARAGKVKTYGVSTPERFPLAPDIPTLNETGAPGFDLTVWFGLMGPAGLPAPVVERLSQSLGKALANGELKQTYERQGLTVKQQTPAEFGGFVRAEIDKWAAIVKETGIPPQ from the coding sequence ATGAAACGATCCGCCGCCACGCTCGCGCTGGCGCTGGTGCTGGGCGCGCCGCTGGCGCCCGCCGGCGCCGCGGGCTATCCCGACCACCCCATCCGCATGGTCGTGCCCTTCCCGCCAGGCAGCATCACCGACGTGGTGGCGCGCAGCCTGGGTAAAGCCATGGCCGACGATTTGGGCCAGCCGGTGGTAGTGGAGAACAAGCCTGGCGCCAACGGCATCATCGGCACCCACGACGTGGCCCGCGCCAAGCCTGACGGCTACACCCTGGTAGTGGTGGGCGTGTCCACGGCGGCCAGCGGCGTGAGCCTGTTCAAGGACCTGCCCTACAACCCCGCCACCGACCTCGCGCCCATCGGCGCCGTCGCCGAAACGCCTTACCTGCTGGTGGGTTCGCCGCGCATGCCGGGCACCCAGGTCTCCGATCTGTTCGCCTATGGCGCCCAGCATCCCGGCAAGCTGACCTATGCCTACGGCTCGGGCAGCGCGCAGGTGTTCGGCGCCAAGCTGGCGGCCATGGGCAAGATCAATGTCACGCCGGTGCCCTACCGCGGCGGTCCGCAGGCGCTCACCGACGTCATCGGCGGCACCGTCGACCTGACCTTCACCGACCTGGCCAACGGCCTGCAGCAGGCGCGCGCCGGCAAGGTTAAGACCTACGGCGTCAGTACGCCGGAACGCTTTCCGCTGGCGCCGGACATCCCCACGCTCAACGAAACCGGCGCCCCCGGCTTCGACCTGACCGTGTGGTTCGGCCTGATGGGTCCGGCCGGCCTGCCCGCGCCCGTGGTCGAGCGCCTGTCGCAATCGCTGGGCAAGGCCTTGGCCAATGGCGAACTCAAGCAGACCTATGAACGCCAGGGCCTGACCGTCAAGCAGCAGACCCCGGCCGAATTCGGCGGCTTCGTACGCGCCGAGATCGACAAATGGGCGGCCATCGTCAAGGAAACCGGCATTCCGCCGCAATGA
- a CDS encoding LysR family transcriptional regulator, producing the protein MRFKLRQMEVFRAVMLTGSMNGAAKLLFVSQPAISRLIAHTEQSLGLQLFERDKGKLTPTPEAQRLFEEVGALFDEALRIDELARDLAERPEGALTLCSSPSLALNFVPPVIAQYLELYPKVRLKFHTTLLSDMAHELLGRKAELAVSVLPIDHPNLVVEPLATGEMVCILPQGHPLAARRAVSLADLAECKLILYNRNIPFGQLVAAAFQRAGVSWNPAVEIVRAELACALVRVGAGVAIVDEFSVGQQGWPGVVTRPLRESIPLSLSLVRSRFDRPSRQVQRFVRLIKEHARASRKAGRS; encoded by the coding sequence ATGCGTTTCAAGCTCAGGCAGATGGAAGTGTTCCGGGCGGTGATGCTGACCGGTTCCATGAATGGCGCGGCCAAGCTGCTGTTCGTGTCGCAGCCAGCCATCAGCCGCCTCATCGCCCACACCGAGCAGAGCCTGGGCCTGCAGCTCTTCGAACGCGACAAGGGCAAGCTCACGCCCACCCCGGAAGCGCAGCGCCTGTTCGAGGAGGTGGGGGCGTTGTTCGACGAAGCCCTGCGCATCGATGAACTGGCGCGCGACCTGGCCGAACGGCCCGAGGGCGCATTGACCCTGTGTTCCAGCCCCAGCCTGGCGCTGAACTTCGTGCCGCCCGTGATTGCGCAGTACCTGGAGCTCTACCCCAAGGTCAGACTCAAGTTCCACACCACGCTGCTGTCCGACATGGCGCACGAACTGCTGGGGCGCAAGGCGGAACTGGCGGTGTCGGTGCTGCCCATCGACCATCCCAACCTGGTGGTGGAGCCGTTGGCCACCGGCGAGATGGTCTGCATCCTGCCGCAAGGCCATCCCCTGGCCGCGCGGCGGGCGGTGAGCCTGGCCGACCTGGCCGAGTGCAAGCTGATCCTCTACAACCGCAACATCCCGTTCGGGCAACTGGTGGCCGCGGCCTTCCAGCGCGCCGGCGTCAGCTGGAATCCGGCCGTGGAAATCGTGCGCGCCGAATTGGCCTGCGCGCTGGTGCGGGTGGGCGCGGGCGTGGCCATCGTCGATGAGTTCTCGGTCGGGCAGCAGGGCTGGCCCGGCGTGGTGACGCGGCCGCTGCGCGAGTCGATACCGTTGTCGCTGAGCCTGGTGCGTTCGCGCTTCGACCGCCCCAGCCGCCAGGTGCAGCGTTTCGTGCGCCTGATCAAGGAGCATGCGCGCGCTTCGCGCAAGGCGGGCCGATCCTAG
- a CDS encoding amino acid synthesis family protein, which translates to MSLIDIRKRCLIVETTYHENGPAPERPLKLAAACAVIRNPYAGRYEPDLTPFMAELRSLGTLLATELVDTLGGKDQIEVYSKAAIVGLDGEMEHGAVWHEAGGWAMRSVLGEPRAMVPAVKAVAVAGYRMMVPVHYIHASYVRSHFNSIEIGIQDAPRANEILFALVMGTGGRVHSRLGGLTKEAVAVHDGQR; encoded by the coding sequence ATGTCGCTGATCGATATCCGCAAACGCTGCCTCATCGTCGAGACTACCTACCACGAGAACGGCCCGGCGCCCGAGCGGCCGCTCAAGCTTGCCGCCGCCTGCGCCGTCATCCGCAATCCCTATGCCGGCCGCTACGAACCGGACCTGACGCCCTTCATGGCCGAACTGCGCAGCCTGGGCACGCTGCTGGCGACCGAGTTGGTGGACACGCTGGGCGGCAAGGACCAGATCGAGGTCTACAGCAAGGCCGCCATCGTCGGCCTGGACGGCGAAATGGAGCATGGCGCGGTCTGGCACGAGGCCGGCGGCTGGGCCATGCGCAGCGTGCTGGGCGAGCCCCGCGCCATGGTGCCCGCCGTCAAGGCCGTGGCCGTGGCCGGCTACCGCATGATGGTGCCGGTGCACTACATCCACGCTTCCTACGTGCGCAGCCACTTCAACAGCATCGAGATCGGCATCCAGGACGCGCCGCGCGCCAATGAGATTCTGTTCGCCCTGGTCATGGGCACGGGCGGCCGGGTGCATTCGCGGCTGGGCGGGTTGACCAAGGAAGCCGTGGCGGTGCACGACGGGCAACGGTAG
- a CDS encoding amidase yields MTDLYDRFARAVDAMARLADYPYSERRQAWLDRLRINLPELTVLDSLAPEVELGYLAPPAAPADKLPAAQAGRGVAVSRHARGIAAIARECRDDPARAAEAAKAALAAARQQADLNAFISLSDTPALDGAAAAAARKLREGAAMPLMGVPIAVKDLMQVAGFPQTNGSGGLKPPPALRDALAVARLREAGALVVGTTNLHELAYGITSENPHYGWVGNPRGAGYTAGGSSGGSAAAVAAGIVRLAIGTDTAGSIRIPAACCGVVGFKPTFDAISREGAQALGASLDHLGPIAASVADAALAYSIMSGQAERTVSAGALTGLRVGVPRNYFYDPLAEDVAQAVNHALALMQADGATLVPLDLPGVEHSAALQFATLCSEATDIHWRRLVDQPETLGDDVRVRLEIGQFLPATWYTRAQRGRAALAQMFDLAMQSVDVLVTPTLRIEPPRSGAGAVTIAGREVPLHTAVTGLTMPFNLTGMPALTLPCGSGRNGLPLGLQIAGARGADWRVLNTAARVENLLAA; encoded by the coding sequence ATGACCGACCTCTACGACCGATTTGCCCGCGCCGTCGACGCGATGGCCCGACTGGCTGACTACCCCTATTCCGAACGCCGCCAGGCCTGGCTGGACCGGCTGCGCATCAACCTGCCCGAATTGACCGTGCTGGACTCGCTGGCGCCGGAAGTGGAGTTGGGCTACCTGGCGCCGCCTGCCGCGCCAGCCGATAAGCTGCCCGCCGCGCAGGCCGGCCGCGGTGTCGCGGTGTCGCGCCACGCGCGCGGCATCGCCGCCATTGCGCGCGAATGCCGAGACGATCCGGCGCGCGCGGCCGAGGCCGCCAAGGCCGCGCTGGCCGCGGCCCGCCAGCAGGCTGACCTGAACGCCTTCATCAGCCTCTCAGACACGCCGGCGCTGGACGGCGCGGCGGCGGCAGCCGCGCGCAAGCTGCGCGAAGGCGCCGCCATGCCGCTGATGGGCGTGCCGATAGCCGTCAAGGATCTGATGCAGGTCGCGGGCTTTCCCCAAACCAACGGCAGCGGCGGCCTGAAGCCGCCGCCGGCGCTGCGCGATGCGCTGGCGGTGGCGCGGCTGCGCGAGGCCGGCGCGCTGGTGGTGGGCACCACCAACCTGCATGAACTGGCCTACGGCATCACCAGCGAAAACCCGCACTACGGCTGGGTCGGCAATCCCCGCGGGGCGGGCTATACCGCGGGCGGCTCCAGCGGCGGCTCGGCCGCGGCGGTGGCTGCCGGCATCGTTCGGCTAGCCATAGGCACGGACACGGCCGGTTCCATCCGCATCCCCGCCGCGTGTTGCGGCGTGGTCGGCTTCAAACCCACCTTCGACGCCATTTCGCGCGAGGGCGCGCAGGCGCTGGGCGCCAGCCTGGACCACCTGGGGCCCATCGCCGCCAGCGTGGCGGACGCCGCCCTGGCCTATTCCATCATGTCGGGCCAGGCGGAACGCACCGTCAGCGCGGGCGCGCTGACCGGTCTGCGCGTGGGCGTGCCGCGTAATTACTTCTACGACCCGCTGGCCGAGGACGTGGCGCAGGCGGTCAACCATGCGCTGGCGCTGATGCAGGCCGACGGCGCCACGCTGGTGCCGCTGGACCTGCCGGGCGTCGAGCACAGCGCGGCGCTGCAATTCGCCACCCTGTGCAGCGAAGCCACCGACATCCACTGGCGCCGGCTGGTCGACCAGCCCGAGACCCTGGGCGACGACGTGCGCGTGCGCCTGGAGATCGGCCAGTTCCTGCCCGCCACCTGGTACACGCGGGCGCAGCGCGGCCGCGCCGCGCTGGCGCAGATGTTCGACCTGGCGATGCAGTCGGTGGACGTGCTGGTCACTCCCACCCTGCGCATCGAGCCGCCGCGCTCGGGCGCGGGCGCAGTCACGATCGCCGGCCGCGAAGTGCCGCTGCACACCGCCGTCACGGGGCTGACCATGCCTTTCAACCTGACCGGCATGCCGGCGCTGACCTTGCCCTGCGGCAGCGGCCGCAACGGCCTGCCGCTGGGACTGCAGATCGCCGGGGCGCGCGGCGCCGACTGGCGCGTGCTGAACACGGCCGCGCGCGTGGAAAACCTGCTGGCGGCCTGA
- a CDS encoding flavin reductase family protein — protein MMTGCAAGLPLDWGCTDLHPKVLRGVLGSYPTGVAIVATRCPDGRQVGLTINSFASLSLDPPLVLWSLVNHSPNLAAFRDCSHFTISVLACGQEELAMRFASSSVPDKFAGAPVHDVPEGVPAIAGAVATLVCANDQQSPAGDHLLLFGRVLRVASVAATPLVFHAGRFTALTAA, from the coding sequence ATGATGACGGGCTGCGCAGCGGGCCTGCCTCTGGACTGGGGCTGCACCGATCTGCATCCCAAGGTCCTGCGCGGCGTGCTGGGCAGCTATCCGACCGGCGTGGCCATCGTCGCCACACGCTGTCCGGACGGCCGCCAGGTGGGCCTCACCATCAATTCCTTCGCCTCGTTGTCGCTGGATCCGCCGTTGGTGCTGTGGAGCCTGGTGAACCATTCGCCCAACCTGGCGGCGTTCCGCGATTGCAGCCACTTCACCATCAGCGTGCTGGCCTGCGGCCAGGAAGAACTGGCCATGCGTTTCGCCAGTTCCTCGGTTCCGGACAAGTTCGCGGGCGCGCCGGTGCACGACGTGCCGGAAGGCGTACCCGCCATCGCCGGGGCCGTCGCCACGCTGGTCTGCGCCAACGACCAGCAAAGCCCCGCGGGCGACCATCTGCTGCTGTTCGGCCGGGTGCTGCGGGTGGCCAGCGTGGCGGCCACGCCGCTGGTGTTCCATGCCGGGCGCTTCACCGCGCTGACCGCCGCGTAG
- a CDS encoding FadR/GntR family transcriptional regulator, with protein MNTVEHIAQQLQARIRQRDWAEAGKLPGQRQLAEELGVSRASLREAITMLEGLGLLRSEAGRGVFIARPGEKGLGSAYGRWRFQGRYALRDVYLVRNQLEELAAGLAAGVVTQAGLARLRATITYMEQAADAGDLVAMSEGDSAFHACLYEIAGSPMLLDLAESIADVVDGSRQVAFADPARVREPIYEHAAIIDALATGSADAARRAMRAHICNVADRAGLSLTIPGA; from the coding sequence ATGAACACCGTCGAACACATAGCCCAGCAGTTGCAGGCCCGTATCCGCCAGCGCGATTGGGCCGAGGCCGGCAAACTGCCCGGGCAACGCCAGTTGGCCGAGGAACTAGGCGTCAGCCGCGCCTCGCTGCGCGAGGCCATCACCATGCTGGAAGGGCTGGGGCTGCTGCGCAGCGAAGCCGGCCGCGGCGTGTTCATCGCCCGGCCTGGCGAAAAAGGCCTGGGCAGCGCTTATGGCCGTTGGCGCTTCCAGGGCCGCTATGCCTTGCGCGACGTCTATCTGGTGCGTAATCAGCTGGAAGAACTGGCCGCTGGTCTGGCGGCGGGCGTCGTCACGCAGGCGGGGCTGGCCCGCCTGCGCGCCACTATCACGTACATGGAACAGGCTGCCGACGCCGGCGACCTGGTGGCGATGTCGGAAGGCGACAGCGCCTTTCACGCCTGCCTGTACGAGATCGCCGGCAGCCCGATGCTGCTGGACCTGGCCGAGAGCATCGCCGATGTGGTCGACGGCAGCCGGCAGGTGGCGTTCGCCGATCCCGCGCGCGTGCGCGAGCCGATATACGAACATGCGGCCATCATCGATGCCCTGGCGACGGGGTCGGCCGACGCTGCGCGCCGCGCCATGCGCGCCCACATCTGCAATGTGGCCGACCGCGCGGGCCTGTCGCTGACGATCCCGGGCGCCTAG
- a CDS encoding phytoene desaturase family protein: MSLESEAQVIIVGSGMNSLVCAALLAQRGKSVLVLERNDRLGGCIRTEELFPGYRHDVLSCWYPLFMGSPAYAALKPALREAGLEFMQGEYATGLVLPDGSGLALKQDVADSARRLDAWAPGDGAAFAAMAQRLFGADAALTFGLLGQNPYGTGMLKLLFGEWRKRGMDGLAAFAADSMESFRRWSERALQSDAARALIAPWVLHTGLGPDDACSALIGKLTFAAVVAGGMPVVKGGGGGVVDALAAVIDRHGGRLQTGAHVERIVTRGEGRRRRAVGVVAAGREYRATEAVVCNVAPGQLYGQLLPDAPPAMRERAANYRYGRGGMQIHFALDAPPDWLTPELRHVPLVHLTESMEQVCTSVTEANNGLLPARPTLAIGQPVAVDATRAPPGGWILWVQMQELPARIKGDAAGEIAAPADGRWNEAVREAMADRVQARMERVMPGLTRRIVGRRAYSPADLEGLNCNLVGGDPYSGVCSPDQFFWLRPFAGGHGARGHRTPLRNLFHIGAATHPGPGLGGGSGYLVAQQIGRRGT, from the coding sequence ATGTCCTTGGAGTCCGAGGCGCAGGTCATCATCGTCGGCAGCGGCATGAACTCGCTGGTCTGCGCGGCCTTGCTGGCGCAGCGCGGCAAGTCGGTGCTGGTGCTGGAACGCAACGACAGGCTGGGCGGCTGCATCCGCACCGAGGAACTGTTCCCCGGCTACCGCCACGACGTGCTGTCCTGCTGGTACCCGCTGTTCATGGGCAGCCCCGCCTATGCGGCGCTCAAGCCGGCGTTGCGCGAGGCCGGACTGGAATTCATGCAAGGCGAGTACGCCACCGGGCTGGTGTTGCCGGACGGTTCGGGCCTGGCGCTCAAGCAGGACGTGGCGGACAGCGCGCGGCGGCTGGACGCCTGGGCGCCCGGCGACGGCGCGGCCTTCGCCGCCATGGCCCAGCGCCTGTTCGGCGCGGACGCCGCGCTGACCTTCGGCCTGCTGGGCCAGAACCCCTACGGCACCGGCATGCTCAAGCTGCTGTTCGGCGAATGGCGCAAACGAGGCATGGACGGTCTGGCCGCCTTCGCCGCCGATTCGATGGAGAGCTTTCGCCGCTGGTCCGAGCGCGCCTTGCAGTCGGACGCCGCGCGCGCCCTGATTGCGCCCTGGGTGCTGCACACCGGGCTGGGTCCGGACGATGCCTGTTCCGCATTGATCGGCAAGCTGACCTTCGCTGCGGTGGTGGCCGGCGGCATGCCGGTGGTCAAGGGCGGCGGCGGCGGCGTGGTGGATGCGCTGGCCGCCGTCATCGATCGGCACGGCGGCCGTTTGCAGACCGGCGCGCACGTCGAACGCATCGTCACGCGCGGCGAGGGCAGGCGCCGCCGGGCCGTGGGCGTAGTGGCGGCAGGGCGGGAGTACCGGGCCACCGAGGCGGTGGTCTGCAACGTGGCGCCGGGTCAGCTGTACGGGCAGTTGCTGCCCGACGCGCCGCCCGCCATGCGCGAACGCGCCGCCAATTACCGCTACGGCCGCGGCGGCATGCAGATCCATTTCGCGCTGGACGCGCCGCCGGACTGGCTCACGCCGGAGTTGCGCCATGTGCCGCTGGTGCATCTGACCGAGAGCATGGAGCAGGTCTGCACCTCGGTCACCGAGGCGAACAATGGCTTGCTGCCGGCGCGTCCCACGCTGGCCATCGGCCAGCCCGTCGCGGTCGATGCCACGCGCGCGCCGCCAGGCGGCTGGATCCTGTGGGTGCAGATGCAGGAGCTGCCGGCGCGGATCAAGGGCGACGCCGCGGGCGAGATCGCGGCGCCCGCCGACGGCCGCTGGAACGAGGCGGTGCGCGAGGCCATGGCCGACAGGGTGCAGGCGCGCATGGAGCGCGTGATGCCGGGCCTGACGCGGCGCATCGTCGGCCGCCGTGCCTACTCGCCGGCGGACCTGGAAGGCCTGAACTGCAACCTGGTCGGGGGCGATCCCTATTCGGGCGTGTGTTCGCCTGACCAGTTCTTCTGGCTGCGGCCCTTTGCTGGCGGCCATGGCGCGCGCGGCCACCGCACGCCGCTGCGCAATCTCTTTCATATCGGCGCCGCCACTCACCCGGGTCCCGGGCTGGGCGGCGGCTCCGGCTATCTCGTCGCACAACAAATAGGCAGGAGGGGAACATGA
- a CDS encoding imm11 family protein: MMEATVTEPTAIEVSAEAASHKGEFFLIDASFLENGRVPGIEIANEEKLIDPGMNVVSRPNGMPDQYPERPHLVHVPEKGGMPRDLEELAGIWIVSEPLKQLFEQLDAEAFAFVACDFSLADGSPAPQYYLGNVLRRLDALDEASSRVRIKLDHNYQTGEDEKLYSLVGGASLVFKQDVVGDAHIFRQDRMGAPPICDRAMFDALSAANFSGVRLRDVADI; this comes from the coding sequence ATGATGGAAGCCACCGTGACCGAACCGACCGCCATTGAAGTTTCAGCCGAAGCCGCATCTCATAAGGGCGAATTTTTCCTGATCGACGCCAGCTTCTTGGAAAACGGCAGGGTTCCCGGCATCGAAATCGCCAACGAAGAGAAGCTGATCGACCCGGGAATGAATGTCGTCTCGCGCCCTAATGGAATGCCAGATCAGTATCCGGAGCGTCCCCACCTGGTTCATGTACCGGAGAAGGGCGGAATGCCACGCGATCTGGAAGAGCTCGCTGGCATATGGATTGTGTCGGAGCCGTTGAAGCAACTGTTTGAGCAGTTGGACGCCGAGGCGTTTGCATTTGTGGCATGCGACTTCAGCCTTGCTGACGGCAGCCCCGCTCCGCAGTACTACCTAGGCAATGTGCTGCGCAGACTCGATGCCCTGGATGAAGCCTCTTCTCGCGTGAGGATCAAGCTCGACCATAATTATCAGACCGGCGAGGACGAGAAACTTTATAGCCTCGTCGGCGGAGCCAGCTTGGTGTTCAAACAGGATGTTGTGGGAGATGCCCATATCTTCCGCCAGGATCGCATGGGAGCACCTCCCATCTGCGACCGCGCGATGTTTGATGCATTGAGTGCGGCCAACTTCTCCGGCGTACGGCTGCGCGATGTAGCCGATATTTAG
- a CDS encoding SDR family oxidoreductase, whose protein sequence is MKGLDNKVAIVTGGATLIGAGVVAALRAKGVRVALFDIDAAGGERVAAADPAGTRFWPVDIADDAQLERGVADAAAHFGRIDFLVNLAATYLDDGAASGRADWLRALDVNLVSAVMAARAVHPHLVAAGGGAIVNFTSISSRVAQTGRWLYPVSKAALLQVTRNMAMDYAADGIRVNSVSPGWTWSRVMDELTQGDRAKTDRVAADYHLLGRAGDPAEVAEVVAFLLSDHASFVTGADYAVDGGYSAMGPEQAKPAIPRLAA, encoded by the coding sequence ATGAAGGGTCTGGACAACAAGGTGGCCATCGTGACCGGCGGCGCCACGCTGATCGGCGCGGGCGTGGTTGCGGCGCTGCGGGCCAAGGGCGTGCGCGTGGCGCTGTTCGACATCGATGCCGCCGGCGGCGAACGCGTGGCCGCCGCCGATCCGGCCGGCACGCGCTTCTGGCCGGTGGATATTGCGGACGACGCGCAGCTGGAGCGCGGCGTGGCTGACGCGGCAGCGCATTTCGGCCGCATCGATTTCCTGGTCAATCTGGCGGCCACCTATCTGGACGACGGCGCCGCGTCGGGCCGCGCCGACTGGCTGCGCGCGCTGGACGTCAACCTGGTCAGCGCCGTGATGGCCGCGCGCGCGGTCCATCCCCATCTGGTCGCGGCTGGCGGCGGGGCCATCGTCAATTTCACCAGTATCTCGTCGCGCGTGGCGCAGACCGGGCGCTGGCTGTATCCGGTTTCCAAGGCGGCGCTGCTGCAAGTGACCCGCAACATGGCGATGGACTATGCCGCCGACGGCATACGCGTCAACTCCGTGTCGCCGGGCTGGACCTGGTCGCGCGTCATGGACGAGCTGACGCAGGGCGACCGCGCCAAGACCGACCGCGTGGCCGCGGATTACCACTTGCTGGGACGCGCGGGCGATCCGGCCGAAGTGGCCGAGGTGGTCGCCTTCCTGCTTTCAGACCATGCCAGTTTCGTCACCGGCGCTGATTACGCGGTGGACGGCGGCTACTCGGCCATGGGTCCCGAACAGGCCAAGCCCGCGATTCCGCGCCTGGCCGCCTAG